The Ignavibacteria bacterium genome contains a region encoding:
- the ispG gene encoding flavodoxin-dependent (E)-4-hydroxy-3-methylbut-2-enyl-diphosphate synthase, whose protein sequence is MLELPVLNNFQTETKPSNGNEQHQNYKVGIRRKTRVVNVGGILVGGNYPISVQTMTKTKTSDVDATVKQICDAADAGCDIIRVTVNDKEAADAMSEIVKRSPIPIVADIHFNHIFALKSIEANVAKVRLNPGNIGSKERIKQVLDAAKAKHIPIRIGVNSGSLEEDILEKHGYPTAEALFESAMRHVEICEENNFHDIIISVKSTDVRLMIEAYRLVAQRTDIPLHLGVTEAGTTKIGTIKSAVGIGTLLAEGIGDTIRVSLTDEPVKEIEVGKEILRSLGLASRNIELIACPTCGRLEVDLFGIMAQLEEKLAGIKKPIKIAVLGCVVNGPGEASEADIGIAAGKGVAILYRKGEVIKKVKEEEIVSTILEEVEKFVPENN, encoded by the coding sequence ATGCTCGAACTTCCTGTTCTCAATAATTTTCAAACAGAAACAAAACCATCAAACGGCAACGAACAACATCAAAATTACAAAGTTGGTATTCGCAGAAAAACGCGCGTTGTAAATGTCGGCGGAATTTTAGTCGGCGGCAATTATCCGATTTCCGTGCAGACAATGACGAAAACAAAAACGAGCGATGTTGATGCGACCGTAAAACAAATTTGCGATGCTGCGGATGCCGGTTGCGATATTATCCGCGTAACAGTGAACGATAAAGAAGCCGCAGATGCAATGTCGGAAATTGTAAAACGCTCGCCCATTCCGATTGTTGCGGATATTCATTTCAATCATATTTTTGCGTTGAAATCTATCGAAGCAAATGTTGCAAAAGTGCGGCTCAATCCCGGAAACATCGGAAGCAAAGAGCGCATCAAACAAGTGCTCGATGCGGCGAAAGCAAAACATATTCCGATTCGCATTGGTGTAAATTCCGGTTCGCTTGAAGAAGATATTTTGGAAAAGCACGGTTATCCCACAGCAGAAGCGTTGTTCGAAAGCGCAATGCGGCATGTGGAAATTTGCGAAGAAAATAATTTTCACGATATCATCATTTCCGTAAAATCCACAGACGTGCGATTGATGATTGAAGCGTATCGCCTTGTAGCGCAGCGAACTGATATTCCGCTTCATCTCGGCGTAACGGAAGCGGGAACAACAAAAATCGGAACGATAAAATCCGCTGTCGGAATCGGAACGTTGCTTGCAGAAGGAATTGGCGATACGATTCGTGTTTCGCTGACGGATGAACCGGTAAAAGAAATTGAAGTGGGAAAAGAAATTTTACGCTCGCTCGGACTTGCATCGCGGAATATTGAACTCATTGCTTGTCCCACGTGCGGGCGATTGGAAGTAGATTTGTTCGGAATAATGGCGCAACTCGAAGAAAAACTTGCGGGAATAAAAAAGCCGATTAAGATTGCAGTTCTTGGCTGTGTTGTCAATGGTCCCGGCGAAGCAAGCGAAGCAGATATCGGAATCGCGGCGGGAAAAGGTGTTGCCATTCTCTATCGCAAAGGAGAAGTAATAAAGAAAGTAAAAGAAGAAGAAATCGTTTCAACGATTTTGGAAGAAGTAGAAAAGTTTGTGCCGGAAAATAATTGA
- a CDS encoding DUF433 domain-containing protein produces the protein MLGFDRITFQQNIMAGQACIRRMRIPVSMLVNLVRL, from the coding sequence ATGTTAGGATTTGATAGAATTACATTTCAACAAAATATAATGGCGGGACAAGCCTGTATTCGCAGAATGAGAATTCCCGTTTCAATGCTCGTCAATTTAGTGCGATTGTAG